One region of Bacteroidota bacterium genomic DNA includes:
- a CDS encoding DEAD/DEAH box helicase family protein — protein MSISIRNTDLVLKFDDDAVNDILNKYDTYLEALYNDDYSFHRDAVKSAVGFLLSEKYKTMEDLAKENYLKNPKIKDRYPSKDDYLSDNAIPLRKFKACSMDLATGSGKSFLMFGIAQVMLCEQAIDKVLVLCPSLTIEEGLTDKFKTLNSRKDLVDILKAINPKYVQPEIKNASETILPNDICIENIHATYQRTGSSIQASFKSEGQSVLVMNDEAHHIFSGEADSKDKKWIEFLKDKEYNFKYIVNVTGTTYYGSDNNDYFNDVIYRFGLKQAVDKGIVKKVDPKTFDEYKDDKGYQQIWAVHQENIKTYGKYVKPISIVVCASIAEVIIEWNELVKFISEKEKISFEEAATNAIWVTSGLPGKDTKDGKAIAPILSKDKEGRAGESIRKDNLKLLKSVDNPKEVNPVEWIISVAMLTEGWDVKNVFQVVPHKQKAFNSKLLIAQVLGRGLRIPQNLKDAIGADKIFLKVNNHEKWNHEIQNLYNEILELENRLSWGYDKSRSKYAFKLHNLKYEPKETTKETKKEKAQSPKTFGFNPQRKVSEYKADFQYNSISYVFEEKEVYGIDQAVTNLYTYLKDKDPKIAQEYPKGKLKTSIQKELKDKGYENDFLSKENYLSAQQAFGPMFRETGKEVPRVSNVSDALFEINPEHFPSLSFSEDSLKRNGFLFYTEKTIDFYKDDEKTLFKTYTSLDKQIADLTADLSKPDSDKVAIASKIAELASLQTEINKHLQKVDESKFKTSLNSLYVSYTPEIEFAKTLFLNIELVDAFLKSADKGFYGFPYSYKPETKARTHVKNETFNPDFFLKVKGTNDILVIETKKKDDDSNKNKAKYRDGKVHFDNLNKKLEEGKLEERYYFKFLSDDGSDIAAFFQSIKDEKYKIWKSTLMNQLEK, from the coding sequence ATGAGTATAAGCATACGCAATACCGATTTGGTATTAAAATTCGATGATGATGCCGTTAATGACATCCTGAATAAATACGACACCTATCTTGAAGCATTGTACAACGATGATTATTCTTTTCATCGTGATGCAGTTAAATCTGCCGTTGGTTTTCTTCTCTCCGAGAAATATAAAACAATGGAAGATTTAGCAAAGGAAAACTATTTAAAAAATCCTAAAATAAAAGACCGTTATCCAAGCAAGGATGATTATTTGTCGGACAATGCAATTCCATTAAGAAAATTCAAAGCCTGCTCAATGGACTTGGCAACAGGTTCAGGAAAAAGCTTTTTAATGTTTGGTATTGCTCAGGTAATGCTTTGCGAGCAAGCTATTGATAAGGTATTGGTGCTTTGTCCGTCTTTAACCATAGAAGAAGGATTAACAGATAAATTCAAAACACTTAACAGCCGTAAGGATTTGGTTGATATTTTGAAAGCGATTAACCCAAAATATGTTCAACCGGAAATCAAAAATGCTTCTGAAACTATTTTGCCAAACGACATTTGCATCGAAAACATACACGCAACATATCAGCGGACTGGTTCATCAATTCAGGCAAGTTTTAAAAGCGAAGGTCAGAGTGTTTTAGTTATGAATGATGAAGCACATCATATTTTTTCAGGTGAAGCAGACAGTAAGGATAAAAAATGGATTGAATTTCTGAAAGACAAGGAATACAATTTTAAATACATCGTAAATGTAACCGGTACAACTTACTATGGTTCAGATAATAACGACTATTTTAATGATGTCATATATCGGTTTGGCTTAAAACAAGCCGTTGACAAAGGCATTGTAAAAAAAGTTGACCCAAAAACTTTTGATGAATACAAGGATGATAAGGGCTATCAACAAATATGGGCAGTACACCAGGAAAATATTAAAACATACGGTAAATATGTAAAACCTATTTCTATAGTTGTATGTGCCAGCATAGCAGAAGTAATAATTGAATGGAATGAATTGGTGAAATTTATTTCAGAGAAAGAAAAAATTAGTTTTGAAGAAGCTGCAACAAATGCAATTTGGGTAACATCTGGATTGCCTGGGAAAGACACGAAAGATGGCAAAGCAATTGCTCCAATATTATCAAAGGACAAAGAAGGCAGAGCCGGAGAGAGTATCAGAAAAGACAATCTGAAATTATTAAAATCGGTAGATAATCCTAAAGAAGTAAATCCCGTTGAATGGATTATTTCAGTCGCAATGCTTACAGAAGGTTGGGATGTGAAAAATGTATTTCAGGTAGTGCCTCACAAACAGAAAGCTTTTAATTCAAAATTGCTTATTGCACAGGTCTTAGGTCGTGGTTTAAGAATACCACAAAACCTTAAAGATGCCATTGGTGCGGATAAAATTTTTCTGAAAGTAAATAATCACGAGAAGTGGAATCACGAAATCCAAAACCTATATAATGAGATATTGGAATTAGAAAACCGGCTTTCATGGGGTTATGATAAAAGCAGAAGTAAATATGCTTTCAAGTTGCATAACCTGAAATATGAGCCAAAGGAAACAACAAAAGAAACCAAAAAAGAAAAAGCACAATCCCCAAAGACATTTGGTTTTAATCCACAAAGAAAAGTGTCGGAATACAAAGCCGATTTTCAATATAATTCTATCAGTTATGTATTTGAAGAAAAAGAGGTTTACGGTATTGATCAGGCAGTTACCAATCTTTACACATATTTGAAAGATAAAGATCCAAAAATTGCTCAAGAATATCCAAAAGGGAAATTAAAAACATCCATTCAAAAAGAACTGAAAGATAAAGGGTATGAGAATGATTTTTTAAGCAAGGAAAACTATTTATCAGCTCAACAGGCATTTGGCCCAATGTTCAGAGAAACCGGAAAAGAAGTGCCAAGGGTATCAAATGTTTCTGATGCACTTTTTGAAATAAACCCAGAACACTTTCCATCACTTTCATTCAGCGAAGACAGTTTGAAGAGAAATGGATTTTTGTTCTACACAGAAAAAACAATTGACTTTTACAAAGACGATGAAAAGACATTGTTTAAAACCTATACCAGTCTTGATAAACAAATAGCAGATTTAACGGCTGACTTATCAAAGCCCGATTCCGACAAGGTTGCAATTGCTTCAAAAATTGCCGAATTAGCATCTCTTCAGACAGAAATAAATAAGCACTTGCAAAAGGTTGACGAATCAAAATTTAAAACAAGTCTTAATTCATTGTACGTTTCATATACTCCTGAAATTGAATTTGCAAAAACACTTTTCCTGAATATTGAATTGGTTGATGCATTCCTAAAATCGGCTGATAAGGGATTTTATGGTTTCCCATATTCATACAAACCGGAGACTAAAGCAAGAACTCACGTTAAGAACGAAACATTCAATCCTGACTTTTTCCTGAAAGTAAAAGGCACAAATGACATCCTCGTTATTGAAACCAAAAAGAAAGATGATGACAGCAATAAGAACAAAGCGAAATACAGAGATGGTAAAGTGCATTTTGATAATTTAAACAAGAAATTGGAAGAAGGTAAATTGGAAGAACGGTATTATTTCAAGTTCCTTTCCGATGATGGAAGCGATATTGCAGCATTTTTCCAATCAATAAAAGACGAAAAGTATAAAATCTGGAAATCAACATTAATGAATCAACTTGAAAAATAA
- a CDS encoding site-specific DNA-methyltransferase produces the protein MANDKKGYIKVKAEYELVYADKEPRASILTNTLEAPLQEVRVFNEGNEWEDGWRNMLIFGDNLLALKSLYEDLKEGGPNKYGLRNKIKLIYIDPPFATKSDFMKDKEKAYADKVAGSKFIEFIRRRLVFLKEILADGGSLYLHLDYKKGNYIKAILDEVFGEENFRNEIIWQRSDPHNDAKNKYGNIHDVIYYYTKGEADYYWDRITTAMSKSALKEYSWMKLQDGKIVKLKFPLPVGAKPLKLERATWKGSNKDKYFNWRGVIPKKGLQWIGTEEEMEEKLKTGYLFLPQYPKGAQRCRVVYLEDRIKSGQVIQDIWQDLGRMKGGKGNYPTQKPERLLERIIKASSNEGDIVIDCFAGSGTTLSVAEKLHRKWIGIDCGKLSIYSIQKRLLNLHSEIEGKQNEKQNEIERLDDIEKALSNSISIIFTDKSIKAIKSIDYNYLEKLTLFIKETTKEKTISLSLNRDQLKLTDEELYENEKGYICFEINDIEIQFLFIESKGKNETGKIINTKTFSYLTAGVYDKENILNLHWEQYKEFVMKLFEVRKNEHSINGFNVDGYIGVHSAYIWNYPEKKKIAIDEDYVSELHSYLKGKAGERFYVIAPTQSINFMQDEIKLGDTVYTFLKVPVSVLIRLIQSGELSSFKQPKSEENVNEVIDAFGFDFVSQPQVKYNLHKQKKKEGMFETDQFTIRLSEFYSDGLLYSPEDFKNFETLSLVLIDLDYEADPFTMDMHLWGKDLVKDETTPVEISIDAEKWKKAKLAVILIDEYGNEKKLVLDKKDFK, from the coding sequence ATGGCAAACGACAAAAAAGGATACATAAAAGTTAAAGCAGAATACGAACTGGTTTATGCTGACAAAGAACCAAGAGCAAGTATTTTGACCAATACACTTGAAGCCCCATTGCAGGAAGTGAGAGTTTTTAATGAAGGCAACGAATGGGAGGACGGTTGGCGGAATATGCTCATTTTTGGCGACAACTTACTTGCACTAAAATCTCTTTACGAAGACCTGAAAGAAGGTGGCCCAAACAAATACGGACTGAGAAATAAGATAAAACTCATTTATATTGACCCGCCTTTTGCTACAAAAAGCGACTTTATGAAAGACAAGGAAAAAGCTTATGCTGATAAAGTTGCTGGTTCAAAATTTATTGAGTTTATAAGAAGAAGACTTGTGTTTCTTAAAGAAATTTTAGCAGATGGTGGTTCTTTATATCTCCATCTTGACTATAAAAAGGGAAATTATATAAAAGCAATTTTGGATGAAGTTTTTGGTGAGGAAAACTTTAGAAATGAAATTATTTGGCAAAGGTCGGATCCTCATAATGATGCTAAAAATAAATATGGGAATATTCATGATGTAATCTATTATTATACTAAAGGGGAAGCAGATTATTATTGGGATAGAATTACAACAGCAATGTCCAAAAGTGCTTTGAAAGAGTATTCATGGATGAAATTGCAAGATGGGAAAATCGTAAAACTGAAATTTCCTTTGCCAGTTGGAGCAAAACCTTTAAAACTTGAAAGGGCTACTTGGAAAGGAAGTAATAAAGATAAATATTTTAATTGGAGAGGAGTAATACCCAAAAAGGGATTGCAGTGGATTGGAACAGAAGAAGAAATGGAGGAAAAACTTAAGACTGGTTATTTATTCCTCCCACAATATCCTAAAGGTGCTCAAAGATGTAGAGTTGTGTATTTGGAAGATAGAATAAAATCTGGGCAAGTAATTCAAGATATTTGGCAGGATTTAGGACGTATGAAGGGTGGCAAAGGAAATTATCCAACTCAAAAACCTGAAAGGCTTCTTGAACGAATTATTAAAGCATCTTCAAATGAAGGTGATATTGTAATTGACTGTTTTGCTGGTAGTGGAACAACTTTATCTGTTGCGGAAAAACTACATAGAAAGTGGATTGGTATAGATTGCGGAAAATTATCCATATACTCTATACAGAAAAGACTTCTTAATTTACATTCTGAAATAGAAGGTAAACAGAACGAAAAACAGAACGAAATTGAACGTTTAGATGATATTGAAAAAGCTCTCTCTAATAGCATAAGTATAATATTTACAGACAAATCAATAAAAGCGATAAAAAGTATAGACTATAACTATCTTGAGAAACTTACTTTATTCATTAAAGAAACTACAAAGGAAAAAACTATAAGTTTATCATTAAACAGAGACCAACTTAAACTTACTGATGAAGAATTATATGAAAATGAAAAGGGATATATTTGTTTTGAAATAAACGACATCGAAATTCAATTTTTATTTATTGAGTCAAAAGGCAAAAATGAGACGGGTAAAATCATAAACACTAAAACATTTTCATATTTGACGGCAGGTGTTTATGATAAAGAGAATATTTTAAATCTTCATTGGGAGCAATACAAGGAATTTGTAATGAAGTTGTTTGAAGTCCGAAAAAATGAACACAGTATTAACGGCTTTAATGTTGATGGTTACATTGGTGTTCATAGTGCTTACATCTGGAATTATCCTGAAAAGAAAAAAATTGCCATTGATGAAGATTACGTTTCGGAATTGCACAGTTATTTGAAAGGGAAAGCCGGTGAACGTTTTTATGTGATTGCACCTACGCAAAGCATTAACTTTATGCAGGATGAAATTAAGCTGGGCGATACTGTTTACACTTTTCTGAAAGTTCCTGTTTCTGTTCTTATCCGACTTATTCAAAGCGGAGAGTTAAGCAGTTTCAAACAACCCAAATCAGAAGAAAATGTTAACGAAGTTATAGATGCGTTTGGCTTTGACTTTGTTTCTCAGCCACAAGTGAAATATAATTTGCATAAGCAGAAAAAGAAAGAAGGAATGTTTGAAACAGACCAATTTACAATCAGGTTGAGTGAATTTTATTCTGATGGTTTGCTTTATTCTCCGGAGGATTTTAAAAATTTTGAAACACTTTCATTGGTTTTAATTGACCTTGATTACGAAGCCGACCCGTTTACAATGGATATGCACCTTTGGGGAAAAGACTTGGTAAAAGATGAAACAACTCCTGTTGAAATCAGCATTGATGCGGAAAAGTGGAAAAAAGCAAAGCTTGCAGTCATTTTGATTGATGAATACGGTAACGAGAAAAAATTAGTTTTAGACAAAAAAGATTTTAAATAA
- a CDS encoding AAA family ATPase, whose amino-acid sequence MLFEKYQYNSRDIVKRGYSQNCIASDENGQQFWVKWILGIEKNETKAKILSDKLRHLQKARHSALPPIIEYGFDNEITAYAIVYEFLEDARPFETSFWEFNTQTALSGLIDLADCLQELHTKFKINHGDVHPGNILIDKNGQFYLIDFGLADITKTLSQEKNLEIFASSFAAPEKLNKLHAGGFPYQSDIYSLGKVLEWFFNEKQETIPEEYNLILQKLLSNTPADRPQWQDVLSFLRKLANASQTESVWVSFRAGHENEILELLQNNAPIFDLAPKPGLNFLADVILGSFICEGVLWIKDERKLLFNGINYFSSIDSKIAERKIREGKKLPFKFNYTYEYPQNKADLTSYFQKWSELKAKDISLRENRRAVRDELGFYSELLKEELKVIANKSLRLQYSSFKVNGDEIVFQIKENEKCSSLGFLQKHIEEGNDVNSDGFEYIIAATGDRKQNKETVEFAGKPYEYFSKDKLFKIKDCERLKKENIPVTGYIFENTAKKEEEKNRQLEAIKKVDKNEVQNPDLIYYLFKPNELPPSFSDYTPIEKVWQKDDKNIPFQYSDNQTKAIRNALNKTPLSIIQGPPGTGKTTVITEIVFQILSSKPEAKILITSQTNNAVDQVLENLLKNDIPILRLSGITAPRVPIIRKHTLDRKLEGWKQQVRETAERNFKNNINSFKQNLQKSNPFASTIFEILNEVKDWNKAKEKIEHIVSRIQNLKELHNLPKTKSEAIPFIDNVLKTNIGEFVKRQDLHRDWIVTINSLDEKSALNQKLVDSIRVIGATCNHIAAKKYNKYHFEFDYVIMDESGKATTAEALVPIITGKNLIFVGDHRQLRPMLTATREVEGWLREKFKKESDDLENWDDYFNRPSLFEQVITQIEPDYKAQLTECRRSSEQQVLLTSKCFYEPEGDEPIIPVKRDISKEHNLPLAVNSSILFIDIGSHTKNEKDNNNSSFNKLSADLIAEILEHLNKYPKVKEYSFGVITGYTAQFRELKKKIDKKKYQNGINNIWKWNKSEDKLTVSVVDRFQGLERDIVIVDLVKSGAGLNLGFLEVPNRINVALSRQKKLLIIVGDYHGLINAPTKRLNGKKAALQLYLEYLKPEWVAKAEFIKQLAQ is encoded by the coding sequence ATGTTATTTGAAAAATATCAATATAATTCAAGGGATATAGTAAAAAGAGGATACTCGCAGAATTGCATAGCCAGTGATGAAAATGGACAGCAATTTTGGGTTAAATGGATTCTTGGTATTGAAAAGAACGAAACAAAAGCAAAAATTTTATCTGACAAACTCAGGCATTTACAAAAAGCCAGACATAGCGCTTTGCCTCCAATAATTGAATATGGTTTTGATAATGAAATAACAGCTTATGCAATTGTTTATGAATTTTTAGAAGATGCAAGACCTTTTGAAACTTCATTCTGGGAATTCAATACCCAAACCGCACTAAGTGGATTAATTGATTTAGCAGACTGCCTACAAGAATTACATACAAAATTCAAGATTAATCATGGTGATGTTCATCCCGGAAATATTTTAATTGATAAAAACGGACAATTTTATCTTATAGATTTCGGTCTTGCTGATATCACAAAAACACTTAGTCAGGAGAAAAACCTTGAAATTTTTGCAAGTAGTTTTGCTGCTCCTGAAAAATTGAACAAGTTACATGCAGGTGGCTTTCCATATCAATCTGACATTTATTCATTGGGGAAAGTTCTTGAATGGTTCTTTAATGAAAAACAAGAAACTATTCCGGAAGAGTATAATTTGATTCTTCAAAAATTACTATCAAACACTCCGGCTGACAGACCTCAATGGCAAGATGTTTTATCGTTTTTGAGAAAACTTGCAAATGCTTCACAAACTGAATCAGTTTGGGTTTCATTTAGAGCAGGTCATGAAAATGAAATATTAGAATTATTACAAAATAATGCACCTATTTTTGATCTTGCACCAAAGCCAGGTTTAAACTTCTTAGCAGATGTAATTCTTGGCAGTTTTATTTGTGAAGGCGTTTTATGGATTAAAGATGAAAGAAAGTTACTATTTAATGGCATCAATTATTTTTCATCCATTGATTCTAAAATCGCAGAACGGAAAATCAGAGAAGGGAAAAAGCTACCTTTCAAATTCAATTATACTTATGAATATCCACAAAATAAAGCTGATTTAACTTCATATTTTCAGAAATGGTCTGAACTTAAAGCAAAAGACATTTCACTTCGTGAAAACAGAAGAGCAGTAAGAGACGAACTGGGGTTCTATTCTGAATTATTGAAAGAGGAATTAAAAGTAATTGCAAATAAATCTCTGCGTTTGCAATATTCCAGTTTTAAAGTCAATGGTGATGAAATTGTTTTTCAGATTAAAGAGAATGAAAAATGCAGTAGTTTAGGGTTTTTACAAAAACACATAGAAGAGGGAAACGATGTTAACTCAGATGGGTTTGAATATATAATTGCAGCGACCGGAGACAGAAAACAAAATAAAGAAACAGTTGAATTTGCTGGAAAACCTTATGAGTACTTTTCAAAGGATAAACTTTTTAAAATAAAGGATTGTGAAAGACTAAAAAAAGAGAACATCCCTGTTACAGGTTATATTTTTGAAAATACTGCGAAAAAGGAAGAAGAAAAAAATCGGCAACTTGAAGCGATTAAAAAAGTTGATAAAAACGAAGTTCAAAACCCTGATTTAATTTATTACCTCTTTAAACCAAATGAACTTCCTCCATCCTTTTCAGATTATACACCAATTGAAAAGGTTTGGCAAAAAGATGATAAAAATATTCCTTTTCAATATTCCGATAATCAAACAAAAGCTATTAGAAATGCACTGAACAAAACCCCTCTTTCAATAATACAGGGACCTCCCGGAACAGGAAAAACCACCGTAATTACTGAAATTGTATTTCAAATACTATCCTCAAAACCTGAAGCGAAAATTCTGATTACCTCACAGACAAATAATGCTGTTGATCAGGTTCTTGAAAATTTGCTTAAAAACGACATTCCTATTTTACGATTAAGTGGCATTACTGCTCCAAGAGTTCCTATTATTAGAAAACATACTTTAGACCGTAAACTGGAAGGATGGAAACAGCAAGTGAGAGAAACTGCTGAAAGAAACTTCAAAAATAATATAAATAGTTTCAAGCAAAATCTTCAAAAAAGCAATCCATTTGCATCAACGATTTTTGAAATATTAAATGAAGTAAAAGACTGGAATAAAGCAAAAGAAAAAATAGAACACATTGTTAGCCGAATTCAAAATCTGAAAGAACTTCATAATTTACCTAAAACCAAAAGCGAAGCAATTCCATTCATTGACAATGTACTTAAAACAAATATCGGTGAATTTGTTAAACGGCAAGATTTGCACAGAGACTGGATTGTAACCATTAATTCACTTGATGAAAAAAGTGCATTAAATCAAAAGCTTGTTGATAGTATTCGGGTTATTGGTGCAACTTGTAATCACATAGCAGCAAAGAAATACAACAAATACCACTTCGAATTTGACTATGTAATTATGGATGAATCTGGCAAAGCGACTACAGCCGAAGCTTTGGTTCCAATTATAACTGGGAAAAATCTGATTTTCGTTGGTGACCATAGGCAATTACGCCCCATGCTCACAGCGACAAGAGAAGTCGAAGGTTGGCTAAGAGAGAAGTTTAAAAAAGAATCCGATGATCTGGAAAACTGGGACGATTATTTTAACCGCCCAAGTTTATTTGAACAGGTTATAACACAAATAGAACCCGATTACAAAGCACAACTTACTGAGTGCAGACGTTCATCTGAACAGCAAGTTCTTTTAACTTCAAAATGCTTCTATGAGCCAGAGGGCGATGAACCTATTATTCCGGTAAAAAGAGATATTTCCAAAGAACACAATCTTCCTTTAGCCGTTAATAGCTCAATTTTATTCATTGATATTGGGAGTCACACCAAAAATGAAAAGGACAATAATAATTCTTCGTTTAATAAATTAAGTGCAGATTTGATTGCTGAAATTCTGGAGCATCTAAATAAATATCCAAAAGTTAAAGAGTATTCCTTTGGTGTTATTACTGGATATACTGCACAATTCAGAGAATTAAAAAAGAAAATTGACAAGAAAAAATATCAGAACGGTATAAACAATATTTGGAAGTGGAATAAATCCGAAGATAAACTTACTGTTTCAGTTGTTGACCGTTTTCAGGGTTTAGAACGTGATATTGTAATTGTTGACCTTGTTAAAAGCGGAGCTGGCTTAAATCTTGGTTTCCTTGAAGTACCAAACCGAATTAATGTAGCCTTATCACGACAAAAGAAATTGCTCATTATTGTGGGTGATTATCATGGCTTAATCAATGCCCCGACAAAAAGGCTTAATGGGAAAAAAGCAGCTTTGCAATTGTATCTTGAATATCTTAAGCCGGAATGGGTTGCAAAGGCTGAATTTATTAAACAATTGGCGCAATGA